From one Vicingaceae bacterium genomic stretch:
- the kmo gene encoding kynurenine 3-monooxygenase gives MQSQKNENKNVIIVGAGLVGSLLAILLAKRGWNVNVFEKRPDLRKQQVDGNRSINLVIAHRGWKALQLAGIDKEIRPITVPVYGRMIHDTEGNTKFLPYSIDHQAIYSVSRSGLNAKLMDLAEQLPNVRFHFQHRCESVDFEENTVTFYDNENNTYITQKGSLIIGADGANSAVRNSMMTGKRFNYSQEFIEHGYKEIVFPKGKDGTYVFDPSALHIWPRKNFMLMCLANPDGTFTGTLFMHYEGPDSFETITDKNSLFGFFEKNFKDTLPFIPDLENEYFNHPTSHLMIVKCYPWVFGKTALIGDAAHAIVPFYGEGMNCGFEDAYVLCRLIDENPHKDIQDILKEYQKTRKPSADAIAELSMRNFIEMRDKVADPVFELQKKIEAKLQSKYPETWIPLYAQVKFTDIPYEKALATGIMQDKIMEEIMKLPNIQQKWDDDEVLQMAIKKLYEYNQ, from the coding sequence ATGCAGAGTCAAAAAAATGAAAATAAAAATGTAATTATTGTAGGGGCCGGATTGGTAGGAAGCTTATTGGCGATACTATTGGCAAAACGAGGGTGGAATGTAAACGTTTTTGAGAAAAGACCTGATTTGAGAAAACAACAGGTTGACGGTAACCGATCCATAAACCTTGTGATTGCTCACAGGGGATGGAAAGCCCTTCAATTGGCAGGGATTGATAAAGAAATACGGCCAATAACAGTGCCGGTATATGGACGTATGATACATGACACGGAAGGAAATACAAAATTTCTCCCCTATTCTATCGATCATCAGGCTATTTACTCTGTTTCAAGAAGCGGTCTGAATGCCAAATTAATGGATTTGGCCGAACAGTTGCCGAATGTAAGATTTCATTTTCAACACCGCTGTGAAAGTGTGGATTTTGAAGAAAACACTGTGACTTTTTATGATAATGAAAACAACACTTATATTACACAAAAAGGTTCTCTCATAATAGGCGCCGATGGAGCCAACTCTGCAGTGAGAAACTCTATGATGACGGGTAAAAGATTTAATTATTCCCAGGAATTCATTGAACATGGATATAAAGAAATTGTTTTTCCAAAAGGGAAGGACGGCACATATGTCTTTGATCCTTCGGCTCTTCACATTTGGCCCAGAAAAAATTTTATGCTTATGTGCCTGGCAAACCCCGATGGGACTTTCACCGGAACACTATTTATGCATTATGAGGGGCCGGATTCATTCGAAACCATAACCGACAAAAACTCTCTTTTCGGTTTTTTTGAAAAAAACTTTAAAGACACATTACCTTTTATTCCTGATTTGGAAAACGAATATTTCAATCATCCCACGTCACATTTGATGATTGTCAAATGCTATCCCTGGGTATTTGGCAAAACTGCATTGATAGGCGATGCCGCTCATGCCATTGTTCCTTTCTACGGAGAAGGTATGAATTGCGGATTTGAAGACGCTTACGTTCTGTGCCGTTTGATAGATGAAAATCCTCATAAAGATATTCAAGATATATTAAAAGAATATCAAAAAACAAGAAAACCATCGGCAGATGCCATTGCCGAACTTTCTATGAGAAATTTTATTGAAATGCGTGATAAAGTTGCTGATCCTGTTTTTGAATTACAAAAAAAGATCGAGGCAAAATTACAATCAAAATACCCTGAAACATGGATTCCACTGTATGCCCAGGTTAAATTTACCGACATTCCTTATGAAAAGGCCTTAGCCACCGGCATTATGCAAGATAAAATTATGGAAGAAATTATGAAACTACCGAATATTCAACAAAAATGGGACGATGATGAAGTTTTGCAAATGGCCATTAAAAAGCTTTATGAATATAATCAATAA